In Methylothermaceae bacteria B42, the genomic window GTAGCGCATAGCGTTCTTTGAAGATATCCCAAGCAATCACCGGTGCGCCATTGGCTACCAACACTAAAAGCAGCAACTTGAATTCGAGCATGTCAGGCCCCATATTATTTTGAAACATCATATCAGTTAGGGTTGTGAGCGTGGCGGGCAAGTGGGAACACTTTGAACACATGGCCGATATCGGCGTACGGGGGTTTGGGTCAACGCCAGAGGAGGCATTTGCCCAGACGGCAGTGGCTATGACTGCGGTGATTTGCAATCCTAATCATGTCGATCCCCGGGAAAAAATGACGATAGAAGTCGAGCGGGAAGATGGCGATAGTCTCGAAGATCTGCTGGTGGATTTCCTCAATGCAGTGATATATGAAATGGCGGTGCGCGGTATGTTATTCAGCCGCTTTCAAGTTACCATCGATGATCATCGCCTCAAGGCAGATTGCTGGGGGGAGCCGGTAGATCGGCAGAAACATCAGCCAGCGGTGGAGGTCAAAGGAGCAACCTACACGGAACTGAAGGTGGGCCAAACCGAAGACGGCCAATGGATGGCCCAATGTATTCTCGATGTGTAAGGTGCAATGATGGATATTAGCCAACTGGTACAGCTCGATGAATGTCTCTGGCGTATCCCGCCCAAGGGAAAGATGCGGGCGCCGGTCTTGATTTTCGCCGACCGTGAATTAATCCAGGAAATGGATGACAAGGTTGCCGAACAGGCTGCTAACGTCACCACTTTGCCTGGCATTGTCGGTGCCTGTTATGTGATGCCCGATGCCCACTGGGGCTATGGTTTTCCCATTGGCGGGGTGGCGGCTTTCGATCCCGATCAAGGCGGGGTAATTTCCGCGGGTGGGGTCGGATTTGATATCTCCTGCGGCGTGCGGACACTGCGCACGGGTTTGAAACGAGAGGATATCGAGCCCGTCAAACAGACTCTTGCTGAAGCTTTGTTTAGCACCGTGCCGGCAGGGGTTGGGAGCCGGGGACAAATAAGCCTTAGCGAATCGGAAATGGATGCGATGCTGGCCGGTGGTGCCAAGTGGGCCGTGGAACAAGGTTACGGCAGGCCCGAAGATCTGGAACGGATTGAAGAAAAAGGTTGCATGGCCGGCGCGGTTCCCAGTGAAGTTTCCGCCAAAGCCCGCAAGCGCCAGCGCCGGGAAATGGGGACTTTGGGTTCTGGGAACCATTATCTGGAAGTGCAGGTGGTTTCCGATGTTTATTCACCCGAGGTTGCCAGGGTATTGGGGTTGGAACTGGACGATATTGTTGTCACCATCCATTGCGGTTCCCGGGGGCTTGGTCATCAAATCGGTACCGAATACCTGAAAAAAATGCAAAAAGCCGCCCAAGAAGCAGGCATTGAACTACCGGACCGGGAATTGGCTTGCGCGCCTTTGAATTCCCCAGTGGGCCAAAGTTATTTGGGGGCCATGCGTTCGGCCATCAACTGCGCACTGGCTAATCGTCAAATCATTACCCATCTGGTGCGCAAAGTATTTGCCGAATTATTCCCCGAAGCGGATTTGGCATTGATCTATGACGTTTCCCACAATACTTGCAAAGTGGAAACCCACAAATTCGACGGACAAGCAAAACAGGTTTATGTGCATCGCAAAGGCGCCACGCGGGCGTTTGGCCCAGGGCACCCTGAGCTTCCCGAAGTATTCAGGGAAACGGGGCAACCTGTCATTATCGGTGGTTCCATGGGGACGGCATCTTATATTTTGATAGGGACTGATGATAGTGAAAAGTTGTCATTATCTTCTGCTTGTCATGGCGCCGGGCGGAGGATGAGCCGCCGTCAGGCGAACAAAACCTGGAAAGGCCAGACGCTCATCAGCGAATTGGAACAGCAAGGGATCATTGTCCGCAGTCCTTCTTTCCGTGGGGTAGCAGAGGAAGCACCGGAAGCTTACAAGGATGTGGACGCGGTAGTGCGCGTGGCGGATAAGGCAGGGCTGGCCAGTCTTGTTGTTAAAATGCGGCCTTTGGTGTGTATCAAGGGATAAGAAACTTACTCATAAGGTCACGCTATGCCCTTGATTTTGGCGGTACTGCCTTGTACCTCGGGAATCGGTGAAGTATTCAGCGATTCTTAACCCTTGGCCGTGAGGGCGGATTCGGGAAAAGTTCGGAAGGGTCGATCTCGATTCCCTTTAGGGTCGATGCCTGCAAGATTTCCCCCGGTTTATGACGGCATTCATGGAATAACCTCGATTCTGCTGAGTTGTTAATCGAACAATTGACCTGGATTCAGTTTGATCCCGGAAATGGTTTCTGCCTGTATGATTTCCCCGGCCTGGTATGCCTGGACGCTGGTATATCCTTGGGGCGTGGGGTTGCGGTACACTTCGATAACCTGATTTTCCAGGTCGATTAACCATACTTCTGGGATTCCATGGCGGGCATAGAGGGGGATTTTGACGTTGTGGTCGTAATCGAGGGAGGTGTCGGCGACTTCTATCAGTAGTAATACATCTTTTGCCGTGGGAGTGTGGGTTGCGTAAAAATCCGACCGTGGCCGCAGTATCACAATATCGGGTTGCGGCTCCGAAGACTCGTCCAGCAGGATGGGGTTTTGTACATCCAACAATGCCTTGCCATTGATTTGCCTCGAGAGCGTATGAATCAATTTGCGTACCGAACTTGCGTGTGGATTGCCGATTGGCCCCATATCAATAATTTCCCCCTCAATCAATTCCACCCGTTTGTCTTCGGGAAAAATCCCCGCTTCCCCCATGCGCTGGAATTCTTCGACCGTAATGCGGTGGCGTTTGGGTACGATTGCAACATTCATAAAATCACCTCGATACCTATTGACAGTATTGATTTGATTGTATCAGAAGGTGGTTTCAAGCCAATAATACGGCGATCACCCCAGTGATAAAGATGCCGTCAAAAGTCCCGGCGCCGCCAATGGAGGCGATGGGCGAGCCCAGGTGGCGAATATCTTTAAGGTGGAGAATATCGGCGCCGATCAATACCCCCAAGGTGCCGCAAATGTAGGCGAAAGGCGCGCGGTATTCATCGCCCAAAATGATGGCGACAACTGCGGCGGCCAAAGGTGCGATCAAAGCGGGCATGGCGATCCCCATGCCGGGAATGGGACGGCTGAGGAAATAGCTGAGGCCCGAAACGATGGCAACGCCGAGCAAAAGGGGTGGGAGCGGGAGGTCGAGCCGGTTGATCAAATAGGCAGAAAACAAGATAGGCACCAAGCAGCCTCCGACATTGACGGCGATGATGGTGCGGCCTGTGAAGGGCAGGGGCGGGGGTTTCAACAAGCCGAACGGGGTTTCGATGATCTCGGGTGGGGGATCGGCGCGCATAGAAAACAGAGGCAGATTGATCCAGCTACCGAGCAGTGAGCCTAAAAGCATCAGCATGGTGGCTTCCGGCGACAAGCCAAGCTTTTGGAAAGAGAGGGTAATCAACTGCAACTGGATAAAGGTCAGCAGGAAAACCAGCAGAAAAAAGAACATCAAGAAGTGAAACATGGAAAAAGGGGAACGCATATCAAGTGCCCTCCTGCCAAGAGGCCAAGTAGGCTTCTTGTTCGGGTGTAAGTTGGTCGATGGTGATTTCCATAGCGGCGAGCTTGAGTTTGGCGACCCGTTCGTCAATGACGGCGGGAACCGGAT contains:
- a CDS encoding archease, producing MADIGVRGFGSTPEEAFAQTAVAMTAVICNPNHVDPREKMTIEVEREDGDSLEDLLVDFLNAVIYEMAVRGMLFSRFQVTIDDHRLKADCWGEPVDRQKHQPAVEVKGATYTELKVGQTEDGQWMAQCILDV
- a CDS encoding RNA-splicing ligase RtcB, whose amino-acid sequence is MDISQLVQLDECLWRIPPKGKMRAPVLIFADRELIQEMDDKVAEQAANVTTLPGIVGACYVMPDAHWGYGFPIGGVAAFDPDQGGVISAGGVGFDISCGVRTLRTGLKREDIEPVKQTLAEALFSTVPAGVGSRGQISLSESEMDAMLAGGAKWAVEQGYGRPEDLERIEEKGCMAGAVPSEVSAKARKRQRREMGTLGSGNHYLEVQVVSDVYSPEVARVLGLELDDIVVTIHCGSRGLGHQIGTEYLKKMQKAAQEAGIELPDRELACAPLNSPVGQSYLGAMRSAINCALANRQIITHLVRKVFAELFPEADLALIYDVSHNTCKVETHKFDGQAKQVYVHRKGATRAFGPGHPELPEVFRETGQPVIIGGSMGTASYILIGTDDSEKLSLSSACHGAGRRMSRRQANKTWKGQTLISELEQQGIIVRSPSFRGVAEEAPEAYKDVDAVVRVADKAGLASLVVKMRPLVCIKG